A region of the Dreissena polymorpha isolate Duluth1 chromosome 6, UMN_Dpol_1.0, whole genome shotgun sequence genome:
agtagaagtagttgttgtagaagtagaagtagaagtagtagtagaagtagtagtagtagtagtagcagttattgTAGTGGCACTAGTaattgtactagtagtagtattattattattattattattattagtagtagtagtagtagtagtagtagtagtagtagtagtagtagtagtagtagtagtagtagtagtagtagtactagtagtagtagtaggagtagtagtagtagtagtagtagtagtagtagtagtagtagtagtagtagtagtagtagtagtagtagtagtaatggtagtcgtagtagtggtagtagtagtagtagaaatatgAGTAGAAAAATAAAGGCCTTGAAAACAAAACCATTTTGTGTTCATATTTCATATCTACACATCAAATATACTGTCTAAGGTTAAACACtgctgtttttatttgaaattgttataccaaattaatgtattgtttattgGTGCATTATATCAAAACCATAAAGTTATTTAGTGTTTATCAATATTTCATGCTAAACGTGTTATCTTAGTCAAATTTTCGTTTACCACATATCGACTATAATACATTGAGTATTACGCGGTTTGCTATTAGCCGATATATTATCtctttagttttaaaataattaccCAATACCTCAAATGAAAATTCGTTATGCAACTAAAATCAAAATGTTAGCAGGTTGCATTTAAAATAAACTGGGTCGACTGGGCACATGAAAATAGAAATAGCGATAACTAACAGAGCAAACTTCACGATGAAATTTGAATGAAATGTCAGCAATTAATGGTCAGATGCGTTAATAAAGAAAGCAGCTCAAAAACGGCAAATTGCAACCTGACTTATATATTAAGTTTAAAGTAGTATTAAGTcagtataaaataattatattttatcaaacaaGCAACAAGCACAGAATGATGAATTACTTGTTTGTATTAACCatatccatgtgacattctcacgcAAACACGTTATACTCAAATCGTGTTTAAATTGATAATTCTTCgtaatgatgtatgttttgttcttaATTGAAACGCTTGCTGTTACTGCGTATGTATGTTTATTACGATGAGCTTTGGATGCATTAttcgaaattatttttttctgtccTGTTAAACGTATGCTGATAGGAATAAATAATTTGACCCAACGCAGTTAGTAACAGAAAGTAAATAATAGATAACACAACTAACAATACCATTTATAAAGTAAAGCGAAACAAAGTTCACCTTCGATATCGCCCATATGCTGTATAAATGAAGTATTAAAAGGACAGGGTAAAATTGGAACTGACtaagtaaaattaaaattgttttaccGTAACTCCGCTCTAAAATTTTAAAGTTGCCAAGTATTAGACAAGTAATTAATGTAACACAtacctgattttttttcaattcggAGAGATTTTAGTTGCACAAAATCACTTCCTATCTTCAGAAGTGTAGAAATCTCTTCCGTAAATGTCAATGATAATTGTAATGTAAAATGGCTGTTTTGTAGCTGATCATCGTGTATTTTAATGTCGTTTAGTTTTCGCTCTATTGTCCTTGCAAAAATAAACACTTGCTGAGGCGTTCCATTATCGACCACAGCGGAACAGATGGGAATAATATCGTTGATATCTTGAAGAACTTTTACCGAAGAGGTTTGTCTTTCACTGAGGCGTTTTGATTCAACGTCGATAACATCTTTCGCTTGGCTATTAATGTATGTGGTTGCCTTGGTAAACAGTGTGTTAATTTGTTCCCTTAATGTCTCAATATCTTTAGGAAGCTCGCTTAGTTTTTCGTTTAAACTTAGTTTCATGTGTATGCAATCCTTTATGATATCGCTTTTTTTCCCAGCAGCTTGGATTAAATCTCTTTTTAAATCATTCAATAGTTCTCTTTTCTCCTCAGCAATTTTTGCTAACTCGTCAACATTTATACATGCCCTGTGAATGAATGCACATGTACTGCAGCACAATAACGAGTGGTCTTTGCagaagaattttatttttttcttatgttCTTCGCATTTGTCAATATCCATCATGTCGACAACTACAGGTACTTTAATTACGTCTTCTGCTATTATAAATGAATGTTTTCCAGGTTTGAAGCGACTATGTCCCCGTTTGCAATCATCACACAGGAATTCACTGCAAATCGTACAAAACTGAGTCGCATATGTGGAGGTGTTATCCTTTATACACGGTATACACGATCTAAGCGTTACGCATCCACCAACTATATCGCTGCAAATGTCTTCATTTCTGATGTTTTCTCCACCGGTTGCCATTTCCAACAGGATTGATTTtactttcaattttttaatttatatattatcattCAGTTATTTAAAGAGAAACATATATTGATTCAAAAATGCGCAACCCTATACGTCGTTAAGTCTAAATATCAATCATTGTGttatatttcaaatgttaatatatttccaTCAACACCAAAATGCTATGTATTAACGATTACTTTAGCATAGTAGGCGTATTCCTGATAACATCAACACTATCAAATCGGCCTATTTCGATAAGCGGCAATGGCTTTGATAAAGAGGCCAAGTAGTAAATATTGCTGATAAAAAACCGAGAGCACATTTTGTGTTTGCGCAAACGTTAAATCTTTCATGCAACCGATACACTCATCTATCTGTATTTTAGTACTCGTGAAAATACGTCATAATTTATTCCTGTTATAAATATATGCCTAGTTTTAATATTGTACTTTCAGAAAGGTCGATATACTTATTCGTAGTAATAGTCTTATAAACTAGACTTACCTAAAGGGCGGATATAGGTCAAACACTCATTCATCCTAAAAAATGACTTGCGCCCTACACATATGAAAGtgtcttttattaaaataataatggatCTTGTATTACTGTATCACCACAACAGGAATTATTTTAAGGAAGTAACGCTTGAATCAAAGATTGAACTCGTTTATGGATTTACAACAACTAGTATACTAGCGGTTATTTCATCAATTTGTGCACACCAATTTATGATTGCATGACCATACAATTAATACATAAGTTTGAAGTACCGAGTAATAAGTCCATGGTTTGTAAATAAATAAGAATTAACAATTAACTTGCTGTATTATTATCAGTTGATATTCGCTTAACTAAGAAATGACAGCATATTGCAAACGTATGTATGTAAATTTGAATTTGTGTTGATACAGTTAATCAATCAATTCATAGCACATATTACTTTTTGTGTGCACTAATTCCTGTGTACACATGCAGTTGCTGATATGTGAGTGTAATAGTATATACTACATAAATTAAATAGGCATGGCATAATTATGCTCATTATACATTAGATCATAGTATGTGACCATTTATGGAGtagtatttatttaatattacattgtTTGTCATGATTTAAATATATGGTACGCTATTATTTCATCAGGACGCAGCTTTTTGCTTTTTGTAACGGttaacattttaagcacatgACAAATGATTGTGTTGAAATACAGACTGACGAATCCAAATATTTTCATATGAGTGTATTCCAATAAAACACTTTATAATCTTTCTTTGTGTAGGTGTATCAGTGCATGGGACATATTGGAATATAATGATACAAAACATCGTAATGCATGTAACGCAATATGAAAATAAGTATTAAGTGTAAGAACACAGTCTCTTAGTATAAAAGCTCGGGCTAATTTAAAAGGGACACGCTGACAACTAAGTTAGGGCTGTCCGGTTAGCGAATTGGTTACCATAGTCGTATCCCTGTTCTCTGAAGCATGTACATTGTATAGGGTGGTCACCTTTCCGGACACACTGGGTTTCCTCTGGGTATTCCTGCTTTCTTTCACAACTAAAAACCACACTTGAACTAAAATAAGTCAGTAAGAACTAAATATCTGAAAATGCAGCTGTAATTTATAGTTCATTAGTTCAAACGTCGATAGTCTCGTAAGTTTAGTCGAAAGAAATAACATTATACTGCGGATCCACACATAATGCATAATTAGATTCAACATTCAAACATACTCTGTTTATTAGAAGAGTAGAATGTGAGTTATTGTACCAGCTCATAATTTATTTAAGAGATACGAAAGCTTCACGCTCAAAGTTCCGCTGGTATTGTTGCAAAACGCTGTGCTGCATCCATATAGTTTTAATTTTTGCCATCCCTGAAGCAGTGGTTAGAACGCAAATCGAACAACAATAATCATAAGTATATGTAGTAATTACCCGCTTCTTAATTTTACTTTGCATCTCAACCAAATCGACGGTCACTTATTGCCAATAAATAAAATTTTCTCAGCCTATTTAGCTTAGGTAACGCCAGTAAATGTATACCCTGAAGAGGACGTCGCTCGCACGAATACTATTTTGCACGAAACTGTCACTGACCATTGAGTATTGCATCATTACACGGTTTAACTTTGACAAGCATAACTCCTAAGTtttgtaatataaatattaagaacattcattccttatacatatgtattttaatgCGCTGAATTATACACATTTGTAAGAAACGTATACGTTTCTTAAATAATGTCAATGGCGTCAGTGTATGTAATTACCTGACGCGCCCTTTTTTATATTACGTTGACGTCATGTTATTATGAcgctattgttattattaaagaAACGTATACGTTTCTtacaaatatgtatatttcaGCGCATTAAAATACTGATAATCCTCCGACCTCATTTTTGCGTGAAGATAATCGAGAATTATTTGACGTTATCAAGTCTGTATCGGTATTTTTTAAAATTCTCGATAACGTCAAATAATTCTCGATTATTTTCACGCAAAGATGGGGTCGGAGGATTATCAGAGACTGAAACGCAGCAGATCAGCGTATCAAGCACAACTTACGAAAACGTACAGAGAATTAGAAGTACAGATGATTTCGCAGGAGAATGACGGCGCTTAATGACAAACTTGTTGGACTTTTCGGGAAATTACGGGAAGTGCATGGCGAAGTTCTTAAATGCTGCCAACCTGATGAAAAAGAGTCATACGAAGATAGTTTTGACACTGGTTTAAAGAATTTTGAGGAGTTCAATGATATATATTCGCAATGAAGATCGGCAATACTATCGCTTGAGGAATGTACCCAAAGTTCGATGGGAGACAGTGTCAAATCAGCGTCAACGACGTCTTCATCATCTATGTCACGGTTAGCGCAGGCCAGACTACGAAAGTTGAAAGCGCAAAGGCAACTGCGACGCATTGATGAACTGTTCGAACTCGAACAAGCCGAGCGCGACATTATACGGCGAAAACGAATACTTTCCCAAAAGGTGGAAATACAAGATGCTTAAGACGAAGAGAAGATTTGGACAGAAGTATTAAATGACGATTATAGTGGAAGACATCATACAGTTTTCGGTAACGTTATACCAACAGGACACACTGTGACTTCCGGTCTTACGATAGGAACCAAAGAAAGTGAAACGAACATAACTGAGCAAGTCGTGTCTGTTGCGCGCCTAGGGGCATGCATTGACAACGTCGAATTTTCCATGCAGACCACCGAAAATTCTCCACGTCATTTGACATATCAGGGCGACAGCGTAGAGTCCGTTTGTCCTGGTTTTACCAGCCACGTTAAGACTGAAATTCGTGCTGGAAACCTCGGTGGCATGGGGGCTTAGCGCATGCAGACCTTCCTGACAGCTGATACTTCCGGTCGAGACGGGGATCTGGCTGATGCGGCGTCCAGAGGACGCACGACCTCCCTGGCGGATCAGACTTCCGGTCAAGATGGGGATCTGGTTGATGCGGCGTCCAGAGGAAGCAAGACCTCCCTGGCGGATCAGAAATCCGGTCGAGACGTGGATCTGGCTGATGCGGCGTCCAGAGGAAGCAGGGTCTTCCTAGCGGATCAGACTTCCGGTCGAGACGGGGATCTGGCTGATGCGGCGTCCAGAGGTAGCAAGACCTTCCTGTTGGATCAGACTTCCGGTCGAGGCGGGGATCTGGCGCATGCGGCCTTCAGAGTTAGCAGGACCTTCCTTGCGGATCCGACTTCCGGTCGAGACGGGAATCTGGCTGATGCGGCGTCTAGTGGTAGCAGGGCCTTCCTTACGGATCAGACTTCCGGTCGAGACGGGGATCTGGCTGATGCGGCGTCCAGAGGTAGCAGGACTTTCTGGTGGATCAGACTTCCGGTCTGGATGTAGATCTGGTTTGCGCAGGGACCATGGGCAAGATTACCAACCTGTCGGATAAGACTCCCGGGAGGGACGCGGAACATGTCTATTCGGCGTCGAGGAGCGCATTCGCGGACAAGACTTCAAGCGGAAGCGGCAAGCCGGAACCAGGTTTTACTAGAAACGAAAATCAAGTGAGCGAAAAGAACGTCAATCTGCCGTCCTTAATGGAGATTCTAGCAGCGCTCATGAAATCAGGAAAAAAGAAAATACGAAAAAGGAGAATCAGCCTCAAAAGAAAGCCCCCGGAAGTGGAGGAAGGTGAGCCGGAAGAGTTCGAGTACAGCTGGCCCGTGTGTTCGTGGTACGTGAAGCACCCTCCCATACCCAGCTTTCAGCCGCCTGACGGCGTACGGTGCATGTACTACTGGCAAATCGCCGACCAGTTCCCGTTCATGACGCTACACCGGGCACCAACTACAGAGCTCAAATTTATAAAGGCAGACACCGACCAAAGCGGGCTGATAGAGATGTGTGAACTGCGAGGCCTGCTGAAGTCGACACTGGGCGAGGATGTCTCCGACGTCATGATAGAGTGCACCTTCAACGAGATCGACACCGACAAGAGCGGAACACTCAATTTCCTCGAGGTTCTCACGGTTGTGGGACTGTCTGGTACAGAGGGTCGGGTTGGACTTGTCCGTAGTTGTGTGGTAAAAACTCGTACTTCCGAATTAGTTAAACCTATTACAAAATTGTGCTTGCTTGAATGTTCAATCTAGTTAATCTACAGTTAAGTAAGTGATTTACAGTAATTactatttgatttgattgattTGTAATTGCAATAGCATGGTGTTTATTGCAATGTTTTACTTTTGTACTTTGATGAGTTGAGTCCATCTGAATTATAGTGGTAAAACACTTACCTTGAATATTTGTGCTGTtgatttaaagaaattatttagaTTATTGCAATTCAATTGTTTAAGTTAGTTGTCGCTGTAATGGTTTTGTATCATACTGATGTGTTTATGTTCTTGtatgaaatattaataatttcatgGTGGGGAATGTAAGAAACATATACGTTTCTTAAATAATGCCAATGGCATCAGTGTATGTAATTACGTGACGTGCCTTTTTTATATTACGTTGACGTCATGTTATTATGACGctattgttattgttgtgaaaaccgTTTACGGACAGGATTGAATTAAAATTTGGATGTTTTATAAGGACTTTCTGACACCAGTATCggttaataatatttatatatgtatcaaaatgaattaataaaattgattgtttgaaataataagttattattcaAGTATGTATcggtattttttattgtttgtaaattggattttaatgttttgtataatTTTAGATCTATGTTACTTATTGCATGATTGTTTAGATCCGAAtgtatgatttaaatgtgtttgcatctatttattatttaatctctGTTGTTTCAGAGAATCGCTACGTCGATCAATAAAGGTTTGAAATCAGCGCATACTCGTTATTAAATTAAAGTCGCCCCAAGTTCCAACAACATTTATTAtcatatacctgttttgttttCTATGTATCAACCTTATATTATCAGAAGCATATTGCTCTCTAGTGGTGATTGAACTCTTTTTTGGGCCTACCTCCCAAAAATGTGATTAAAACATTTTAGCACACTCCATGCTAAGTAAATTAATCAAAGTATTATATCTTTACTTATAATAATTTAAAGCAATATCAAGCTTCTTACCCCTAGATTTTTATGATTTAGTCAAGTACAGATTTATAACTACGTATCTGCGTATATCTTATCAAAAATCAACAGGAACACGTTTTCGCTAAACGCCATTGCATGTGATTTtcccaaaaaaaatataaatatcagGATCATGGCAATTCGTGTTTTCTTAgttgaaatatataatttgtgtgaaaataatgttttattgacatttaaaagCGCGATGTTATCCAAAAGTTAACAATAAAGGAAACCGGATGTGCTGACGCAAATGTAAAATGCTTTCAATTTGTGACTAAGCGCGAATGGTTTATTGAATGCATTTTCAAACTGCTgtttaaattgcatgttttagTTTAAACGTGTAGGTTTgcatgaaagcaataagaaagcAACCTCTTATTTGCACTTTATTTTTATACTAGGTTCTAGTCCCTTATCTTCGGATATGTTTTCCTCAAAACTACAGCCACCATGCCACTGAATGACGGTGTGTTATATCTACGAGACGTAGGTTTAGTTTAAAAATGCAGATTTATTCCTTATGTTTTCTTTTCAAATGACTATGGTCGTATCTCTCCAACCATGTATGATGATATATTGGAAGCTATATCGGTCTTTAACACCCTGACATTAAAATTTCTTCCTGATATTTAATGTGATAATCCTTTTGTTAACATCTTTGATCTTTACACAAAGTCGAGAAGCTACCGCATAACTTTTGTTAACCTAATAAAACTAGACTTACCTGTTTGTAGGTCGAAGGTAAGTCCAACTTTCATCCACACAAAACCATTCAGGGATCAAACACATAAAACGACGCGCTTATAAGCAGTGAAACTCTAATTTAATAGTAAATGTATCGGTAGTTCACACATACGCAAACACACCAATCTTTAAGTaacaacaacatatataaaaatgtatgcgCAAAGTAAGAGCTTGTCCCAACTTTAAGGAGTTTAGTAAGAAACCGACACACGGTATACCAAGTCAATGGATTAACGTCAGTTctggtttaaatatatttagttttgtatgttttgttttaaagagaTAATGTGTGTAATTGCAATGTCAGTTAAACAATATTGTCCGAAAATAAACCTCACAGTCATTACTGCCACTTTCTTAAAATTTAGTCGACTGGTTATTTTTAACTACTAAACTAGGTGTCATTATTCTAAGGGTCAGTATGACAAGTCAATTATGCTAATCAACCAAACGATTGAATATGAACAGCAATATTGAATGCTGACTGTGCAAATATTGTGCAACCTTTGTCTGTATATCGCATGTTTGGGAAAGGACAGTTTGAAGCAGTCATCCCAAGTTCTATAATGTACATACCATTAGATTAAATACATATACTTGTTCAACTATCTTACATTTACGTCACCCTATCACATTATCGCATGTTGTTGAATCACCCGATATACATACCCTTGTTAAATGTAAGGACGTCCGGGCAAGTTTTAGGTCATCGTCCGAATTAATCTCGACACTGTCTAGGTTCAGACTGTTTATATCATGTATATATCTCTAACTAATATAGTTCAATATAGATTTGAATTTATCAGCCAGGTAACATACTTATTATTTAGCATGCGTTGTCCAATGCCCCATACATGGTTCCAGTTTGCAGACGATGGTAAAATGTAGTACACGTTACTGAACAATTCTTTAATGAAACTCTAATTGTTACAAATGATAAGAAGTTGTGTGGCGGCtcggttagctcagtcgggagagcgcTCGCCCTGTCAGCGAGATGTCCCGGTTCGAGTCCAGGACTGGCCGCAAAATACATAGGGAATACTacgttagcgttgaatacagagaagtttatgttgcgaggctcagaacgccgggagcgcgagccttggcgagcgctttcggtgttcgagccgagcaacatgaacttctctgtattcaacgttagcctagtattctatttatcccattttttttcaacgtgacattgaaaataaatagatataataaccttaacaataatttgtattcattcttaaaagtgctttaaatctaacgaatgcaaccatgcgtagtgatatacaatgtatttgttctggtacgcaaaatagtttttacaaaaatcacacaaaaactgtaca
Encoded here:
- the LOC127834309 gene encoding E3 ubiquitin-protein ligase TRIM33-like isoform X3, producing the protein MATGGENIRNEDICSDIVGGCVTLRSCIPCIKDNTSTYATQFCTICSEFLCDDCKRGHSRFKPGKHSFIIAEDVIKVPVVVDMMDIDKCEEHKKKIKFFCKDHSLLCCSTCAFIHRACINVDELAKIAEEKRELLNDLKRDLIQAAGKKSDIIKDCIHMKLSLNEKLSELPKDIETLREQINTLFTKATTYINSQAKDVIDVESKRLSERQTSSVKVLQDINDIIPICSAVVDNGTPQQVFIFARTIERKLNDIKIHDDQLQNSHFTLQLSLTFTEEISTLLKIGSDFVQLKSLRIEKKSGDPTRSCRCTAYFYRIRGSAPRKGPRPVSNNTS
- the LOC127834309 gene encoding uncharacterized protein LOC127834309 isoform X1; protein product: MATGGENIRNEDICSDIVGGCVTLRSCIPCIKDNTSTYATQFCTICSEFLCDDCKRGHSRFKPGKHSFIIAEDVIKVPVVVDMMDIDKCEEHKKKIKFFCKDHSLLCCSTCAFIHRACINVDELAKIAEEKRELLNDLKRDLIQAAGKKSDIIKDCIHMKLSLNEKLSELPKDIETLREQINTLFTKATTYINSQAKDVIDVESKRLSERQTSSVKVLQDINDIIPICSAVVDNGTPQQVFIFARTIERKLNDIKIHDDQLQNSHFTLQLSLTFTEEISTLLKIGSDFVQLKSLRIEKKSGRTMRAISFTREHRYVGPDGLEHVIVYYKAPPHADDKRKPCSHHGDPTRSCRCTAYFYRIRGSAPRKGPRPVSNNTS
- the LOC127834309 gene encoding E3 ubiquitin-protein ligase TRIM33-like isoform X2 is translated as MATGGENIRNEDICSDIVGGCVTLRSCIPCIKDNTSTYATQFCTICSEFLCDDCKRGHSRFKPGKHSFIIAEDVIKVPVVVDMMDIDKCEEHKKKIKFFCKDHSLLCCSTCAFIHRACINVDELAKIAEEKRELLNDLKRDLIQAAGKKSDIIKDCIHMKLSLNEKLSELPKDIETLREQINTLFTKATTYINSQAKDVIDVESKRLSERQTSSVKVLQDINDIIPICSAVVDNGTPQQVFIFARTIERKLNDIKIHDDQLQNSHFTLQLSLTFTEEISTLLKIGSDFVQLKSLRIEKKSDADDKRKPCSHHGDPTRSCRCTAYFYRIRGSAPRKGPRPVSNNTS